The Bacteroidales bacterium DNA segment GCAGGAGTTGTAATCAAGCAAGATGGAAAATATTTGTTGGTGCAAGAAAAACAGCCGAACGCTTATGGTCTTTGGAATTTACCAGCCGGCAGAGTAGATTTTGGCGATACGATTGAACAGACGGCAGTAAAAGAAGCTAAGGAAGAGACGGGCTACGATGTTGAGTTGATTAGAAAACTGGATATTTTCCAAGACGCGGCGAACGAGGCGGTTAAACACGCCTTTGAAGCAAAAATCGTCGGCGGCGATTTGCATTTTTCCGAAGACGAATTGCTGGATGCAAGATGGTTTACTTTTGAAGAGATTGAAGCGATGAAGGATAAACTAAGAAGTGCTTGGATATTTGCAGGAATTAATATGGTAGAGCAAGCCGACGGCTCCTGATAATCTTCACAAGCATATTTTGATAAAATAATATTATAGCTATAATAATACTTATAATTAATTAACATATATGGAACACCTTAAATATCCGGAACGATACTGGCAGCATCTATTGGCCTTCCCGTTTATTATTTCTATGATCATACCGCTCGTAATTTTTGATTTTTGCACGGAGCTTTATCATCACATTTGTTTTCCGCTTTATGGCATACCGCTGGTGCCGCGGCAGGAGTATATTAAAATTGACCGGGTTAAATTATCATATTTGACTTGGCTGCAAAAAATTTTCTGCGCC contains these protein-coding regions:
- a CDS encoding NUDIX domain-containing protein encodes the protein MEKPITYAPVVAGVVIKQDGKYLLVQEKQPNAYGLWNLPAGRVDFGDTIEQTAVKEAKEETGYDVELIRKLDIFQDAANEAVKHAFEAKIVGGDLHFSEDELLDARWFTFEEIEAMKDKLRSAWIFAGINMVEQADGS